One part of the Aspergillus fumigatus Af293 chromosome 7, whole genome shotgun sequence genome encodes these proteins:
- a CDS encoding sugar porter family MFS transporter — protein sequence MGVETETHHGESITPAPQPQYSSSDSVAAEKPLDLGVDTPIPRLTLRSAIMGLFVSMGGLLFGYDTGQISGFQEMSNYLHRYGEYSNGKYHFSHVRSGLIVALLSVGTLIGALVGAPVADRLGRKWSITLWSMVLIVGIIVQMTAPAGHWWQMVVGRWVTGLGVGGCSLLVPMYQGESAPRHVRGAMISCYQLFVTLGIFVAYLINLGTESLDGTAQWRITLGLTIVFALILGGGMAFFPESPRFEYRHGKIDSARRTMSKLYGVPENHRVIVQELYEIQKQLDAESGVQVWHEFLTGPRMLYRVALGMLLQCLQQLTGANYFFYYGTTVFQGAGLSNSFVTSVILGAVNFVTTFGGLYVVENFGRRKSLIFGAGFMFCMFMIFASIGHFMLDVNNPANTPEVGKGMIVLACFFIAAFAMTWGPMVWAIVAELFPSKYRAKGMALATASNWLWNFLLSFFTPFITGAIDFAYGYVFAGCLLVAAFVVYFCVIEGKGRTLEEIDWMYVHHVAPWKSSKFEIPQTEWEEGPGAHSRKEEQAFHAEVA from the exons atgGGTGTCGAGACAGAAACCCACCATGGGGAATCCATCACCCCCGCCCCCCAACCTCAATACTCCAGCTCCGACTCGGTGGCTGCGGAGAAGCCACTCGATCTCGGGGTCGACACGCCCATCCCCCGGCTGACCCTTCGGTCCGCCATCATGGGACTCTTCGTCTCCATGGGCGGTCTGTTGTTTGGATACGACACTGGTCAGATCTCCGGATTCCAGGAGATGAGCAACTACCTGCACCGGTATGGGGAGTACAGCAACGGCAAGTACCACTTCAGCCACGTCCGCTCCGGTCTCATTGTCGCTCTGCTGTCCGTCGGTACCCTGATCGGTGCTCTGGTCGGAGCTCCCGTTGCCGACCGACTTGGCCGCAAGTGGTCCATCACCTTGTGGAGCATGGTCTTGATCGTTGGGATCATTGTTCAGATGACTGCCCCGGCAGGTCACTGGTGGCAGATGGTCGTCGGCCGGTGGGTGACCGGTCTGGGGGTCGGTGGTTGCTCGCTGCTCGTCCCCATGTACCAGGGTGAGAGTGCACCGCGGCACGTCCGTGGGGCCATGATCAGCTGCTACCAGCTGTTCGTGACGCTGGGGATCTTCGTTGCCTACCTGATCAACCTGGGAACCGAGAGCCTGGACGGCACCGCCCAGTGGCGCATCACCCTTGGTCTGACCATCGTTTTCGCCTTGATCTTGGGCGGCGGCATGGCCTTCTTCCCCGAATCCCCTCGCTTCGAGTATCGCCACGGCAAGATCGACAGTGCCCGGCGCACCATGTCCAAGCTGTACGGGGTGCCCGAGAACCACCGCGTGATCGTCCAGGAACTCTACGAGATCCAGAAGCAGCTCGACGCCGAGTCGGGTGTGCAGGTGTGGCACGAGTTTTTGACCGGCCCGCGCATGCTCTACCGGGTTGCCCTCGGCATGCTCCTGCAGtgcctgcagcagctcaCCGGCGCCAACTACTTCTTCTACTACGGTACCACCGTCTTCCAAGGCGCCGGGCTCTCCAACAGCTTCGTCACCTCGGTCATCCTCGGCGCCGTCAACTTCGTCACCACCTTTGGCGGTCTGTACGTGGTCGAGAACTTTGGCCGCCGCAAGTCCCTCATCTTCGGGGCCGGCTTCATGTTCTGCATGTTCATGATCTTTGCGTCGATCGGCCACTTCATGCTTGATGTCAACAACCCCGCCAACACTCCCGAGGTCGGCAAAGGCATGATCGTCCTCGcctgcttcttcattgc TGCATTCGCAATGACCTGGGGCCCCATGGTCTGGGCCATCGTCGCCGAACTCTTCCCCTCCAAGTACCGTGCCAAGGGCATGGCCCTAGCCACCGCCTCCAACTGGCTCTGGAACTtcttgctgagcttcttcacccCTTTCATCACCGGCGCCATCGACTTCGCGTATGGGTATGTCTTCGCGGGCTGTCTGCTGGTCGCCGCCTTCGTCGTATACTTCTGCGTGATTGAGGGCAAGGGTCGCACcctcgaggagatcgacTGGATGTACGTGCACCATGTGGCGCCGTGGAAGAGCAGCAAGTTTGAGATTCCGCAGACTGAGTGGGAGGAGGGACCTGGGGCTCACAGCcggaaggaggagcaggcgtTCCATGCAGAGGTTGCCTAg